The window GAATGTCCTCTTTTTCCCATCTGGCTCCTTCATGGTTATCAAAGGAGCATcattgcttcttcttcttcttcttcttcttcttcttcttctttccgtTTAAAGGCAGATTACAGCTTGCGTTGGAGGTTTCATACTGCCACCATGTTGCCATGTGATTTCTCTTTTGTGAATCAGCTGCAATTCCTCTATGAAAGGCGCAGTACATACAAAGTTTATTCTCAGTGTTATCATTATTACATTAATCTCGCTTCATGCACCGCAGTGAGGTTGAGGGTTACTGAGGTATGTTGAGCCTGAAGCCAGAGTTGTAAATCTCACGATGGTGGCTCTCTGTTCATCTGGCTAACTTATGCTGTGCACCTAACCGCTCCGGAGGAGGTTATGATCAGAGATTCAGATTTAAATCAGCAATAAAAAGCCCCACTCTGTATATATTCTCTATGAGCAATAAGTAGAATATGTTACTTAATGCAAAATTGCTGGTTATTACGGCAGCGCATGTGCATTTGTTCCCCGGATTGAACAAACCAGATCTGACATGTTCATTTGTGAACTGTAGAGGTAGGCTGCTGGTTTTTGGAAAATTTGGATCGCTGAGCGAAAGACACGTCAGAAAACTCTGTTTATCAACACCGCTTCAAAAATAACCACGAAGTTGAGTACAAATCTCTGATTAGCAGATATAAAATGGGCTGTAGTGGATCAGTGGGCGGCATCCTGACCTGCTGTACCGCCGCCCCTGCACGCGGACTTTGATGATAATCTGGCGTTCATTCTTTCGTGTGCGTACCGCGTGGTTGTCGCTGTGCCAAAGCCTTTTCCAGAACCACTATAATTACTGGCAACGCtaaagctgttgttgtttttgaaccACAGACTAAATTTACACTTCCCTCACAATGTGTCACTCAGAAAGTTCAAACCTTTCCGCAGGCCGCTAAAGTTTAGTCTCAGCAGTTGTGCTAGTCGCTAGCGTTAGAGGCTAATGGGTTGTATTGTCAGTTTTGTTCTTCCAGGGCTCACTCATGTTGTAGACGTGCTGCCAGAGGGCCTCGGTCCAGCGCTGCGTGTCGCCAGGTGCGGACGTGGTCAGCACGTAGGTCACATCCTCGCCTTGATGCTGCGTACTGACGTATACGCTCTTGCAATGGACAGGGCCTCTCTCTGACGCACAGACGAGGGTAtcctgacagagaaacacacacacgatcacTGGCTCGTTATTACTCAGATAATCGGCTGGAGTTTCGCTTGAATACGCTTGACAAAGTACCAAAggtgtgaagcatccacataGCTAAGATATTACAGGTAGCCACAACGCTACCGCAAACGCTCCTGAGATAGTAATAGCTGACAGCTTTAATGGCAGTTAGGAAGCTGAGAGGAAACGCTGtggttaaaaacaaatataCCAGCTGCAGGAGCTTGTTTgaatttttctgtctttttaacattttaaccaTATCATATAAGGTGGTCTAATCCTGAGGTTCTCAATTTAGGGGTCAGGGCTGTGCAGCACCAATCTGTATTCatattttggcctttttttgtGACATAGTAGAGAACTTTACCTCTTTGAGCCTCTAACAGTCATGAAGGACACAAGCTGAGAGGTTTAGAGAGGAAATCACTGCTGACTGCTTGCTGACACCAAGTAAACACAAGCCAAAGCAGCTGCGAACCGCTGGTTTAATATACTCTAAAATAATCCAAGAGTAACAATTAACCCCATGTGTCAGATGAGTGTGATGGTGGAAAAAGAATAATGGTAGTAAAAGAAGAAAGTTGCACAACATGAAACACCAAAGCTAAGTGAAAGTGCCTCAGAACAGCCGTGATAGCAGTAAAATACTGCATGCAACAAGGTATCTGTAACATGAAGGCTGGAGAACGTCTCCGAGCGATAAGGTGCTATTTAGATTTACATTTCTTAATTAAAGATACAACATGTGTAACAGAGTTTGACAGacattaaaatgcataaaatattCCATTCACCAGATGCTCAACAGTACGAGTTTCCTGAGTACGTTTCATTAAATCACCAGTGCACTCTGGTGGCCTCGGCGTGTCATTGTAATCAACGTGGACAAAACTGCAGGTGAATCCATCTGCTTATTCACGGCTTCTCATTTAGAACCCACCTTTTTGATGGGGATTACAAGCAATGGCTCGTCCTCAGACTCCAGGTCTTCTGGACTCTGATAGCAGCAGAGACTCGGCCCCCTGAGGATCCCGTAGACATTTTTCCAGCAATTAAGGTCCTCTCTGAGCTGAGTGAGAGCAGGGAGGAAGGCGATACAGTGAATGATAATGTGATCACAGAGCAGGATAACGTATGATAATCTAGTCACCTTAACCTTGAGCTGGCCACTCATGACTGGCTGAATCATGCACAGAGGCTGAGCAGCCAGGCGGGAGCACATGTTGCCAAACAGAGGCAACCAGAACGGACTGTCctctggaaaaagaaagagtttaGGGattagaggagaggaggagagacaaggAGACGAGAGGAGGGGGCTTACGACTCACCTCTCGCTGCTAGAGACAAATCATGAGTCTTGAAACCTTCCTGGATGTGTTCGAGTGTCAGGGTTGTGTGAGCCAGCAGGTTAAACTTAGGccctctgcagacagaaagcaatGAGCAAAATCAGTTTTCCAGGAGTCGCTCAGCTCTAAAACACATTCCTCTAGTGTTTCAGGGAGAGCTGTCATCCTCACagtgcagacaggtgaggggaTAAAGGCGGCGACACACTCCCAGGTCCTAGATCTCCTCCACTGGAAACGGATCCACAGAAAGTTGCAGACTCAAACGCAGCGCGGATCTTTCTCCCGGAGGAGCATCCCAGTGAGCCACCGAGACAGCTCACTCTCCTGGGTCCTAAAGCCCCCGAGGAGAAATCCTCCACCACACAGCTGCTGTACAGCTCGACCCGAAGCTGGAAGCCCGGCCCTACCTCTTTGctgctcacacgcacacacattaatacAAGGATGCATTCAATGTCTTAAAAGTTGGATCGGACAAAAACTGAACCCCTGAAAAGACTTACAATATGAGAGTGTCTTCAAAGCAGATGTCAGTTAAAGTCCTGTCCACCATCACCAGATCAGTGTCGTGGATCTCTGTGCCGCACTGAAGCAGGCAGAACACAGCGCAGCGATGCAGCTCTGCGAGGACACACAACAGAGCGAAAAGTTAGAAAGTTTGGTGACGTTAACGAGGTTTCCACGCAAACATGCTCTTTGCTGttcaattcattttcttttaatccatCTAATCTCAGTTGAGCCGTTCACATCAGCTCCCTTAATCACGGCTTTGGGATTTACCTCCTTTGTTCTTGAAGTACTCGGAGTCTTTCCACATCAGTGGGATTCGCAGGTCTACAGAATGCAAATAATCAAGTTAGAAACATAAATGATTCATCTATTTTCATGAGGGTGTTTTGTGAACGCTCACCTGAAAGGGCTACTTTTCCCAAACATGACACGATATCTTCAGATGGCCTGCAGGAAAAAGAGCAGATCATCTATCCAACAAGCCATGAACACACATTGTACAATACAGAATTGTATGTACAGAGagatggacaaaataaaaggaaCGCTAATTGAATCCagtaaaaaaacagcacaaattaGCCTCAGGACGAAGATGATTGAATCAACACATCTGTTACACAATCAGCaatgttacacacacatatgcattataaacacagtaaatcaggaaaacacacacacgcttgtctgccctctagtggctggTAGGAGGCATGTCCTCAAACAGCACTCTCTAACATTCCTTTCTGTGTCTCCACTGATAATAAATCCACTATCTGCTCGCACTAACACCACATGTCCTCGCACTCCGTCTGACCTGCGTCCCACTCTCTGCAGGATCTGAGCTTTCCTCATCCTCTGCAGCTGGCTCAGCAGGGCCAGGATGCGGGCATTGCAGGTGAGCAGGCTCTTGGAGGCCTCCAGGGCCTGCTCTCTCCTGGAGCAAGCCGCCAGCAGCTTACCGGCCCCCTCCCGCATTCGCACCTCCCTCTCAATCTGCTTCAGCACCTCTTCGTCCTGAGAGGAGTGGGAAAAATAACGTTTTTTAATCAAAGGTATCACGTCATATTTTAGTGGTTTTATCTCAACAACTTCTGGAAGGACCATGTGGTTTTGAGTCAAGTGTCTTCTCAACTATTGGATTGATGTCTATGAACACCCTTCAGGATTAAGTTTAGCCTCCTCTAGATGCCATCATTGACCAAATTTGACCTTTTCCAACCAGCTTATGacaaaatatctgcaaaactgccgacgttcccatcagcctcagctccacTTTGAGCCAGTAAGCTGTGGACTCTTAGTCTTGACATGTAATGCGTCATCATGTGAAGGAGTGCGATTAGTAATTCCAGTAATAAACACGAAGCCACATTTCATCAGCTGGTAGTCACCTCCGCCATCCTTCTGGCAACAGGCCTCTAACACAGTGACCCAGATGTGTTACATAAGAACTCATGGGGTGACGGTTAAATTGGTGCATCACACTAATCCCTGCTGTCAGAGGCCTGACACTAAACTGATCTCAGGTGAGTGGATTAAATCACAAAGGGATGACGAGACAAACAATGCAGTGTATGGGGCAGTGaaaacttgtttttcctttctgacGATCCACTTCAGAGCATGTTTGCTCGTGATCTTTTCATAGGACCGCCTGCtttttaaacctttatttaaccaggaaaaAGTCAAATCAAGGGATCATAAAATCCCAAACACTCCAGTAATTCTGTCAGCATTTTCCCATCATCGATTCAACACCACACAAACTCACCTGAATGACGTTATGTAAGATTTTCAGGCTTGTTTTGCAACGGGTGTAATTACACAGCGTTCTCTGCTGGTTAAACATTCCCGGGCACAGTCTTTGGAGGTTTACTTTGCATTAACCATACAAGTGAGGTGCAGTGCAGCTTTAGGGATCAGACGGATGTTGTATaattcagtcatgtttctgagCCTAAGCCCTGCTGATATGTTTTTGTTCTGAGTATATCCCCCATAATTACATAACCTGCAGTTCACGCGACTGCTGCAGCAAAAAGCTTAAACGGCTAATTCACGCCATATTATAATACCTTTCACATAGCATCAACACTGGAAACTGCAAATTGATTGTGAtcacctgtgtgtgttagttTCTCACCAAACCACAGCACGTGGAAGCAAAGGGCATCCATTAACAGGTCGTTAAGGTGTTAAGGTTTTCTAACGTAAAATGACAATTACCTGTaaactaaaattaaaatgtttaatgaaAACAGAACCACGCAAGCATCCCTGTGCTGAACCACAATATGAAAACCTCAATGACTTATTCAGAAATGTCCCCAAATATATCACCACGTTTCACTAACCTGGGTGTTAGCGTTCATGTTCCTCGTCTGCGGCGCCTCAGAGGTCCGGTCTCTGCAGTCAGCAGTCCAGCGAGAGGACTGACTGATCTCAGGGAAGGAGAGCTGGAGTGGACCTGCAGACGGAGCGGTTCGTTACTCAACAGAGAGATCAAAACGCTCTTAAGCCTCACTACAAGAGAGTTGC is drawn from Chaetodon trifascialis isolate fChaTrf1 chromosome 20, fChaTrf1.hap1, whole genome shotgun sequence and contains these coding sequences:
- the LOC139348985 gene encoding rhotekin-like, with the protein product MNANTQDEEVLKQIEREVRMREGAGKLLAACSRREQALEASKSLLTCNARILALLSQLQRMRKAQILQRVGRRPSEDIVSCLGKVALSDLRIPLMWKDSEYFKNKGELHRCAVFCLLQCGTEIHDTDLVMVDRTLTDICFEDTLIFKEVGPGFQLRVELYSSCVVEDFSSGALGPRRVSCLGGSLGCSSGRKIRAAFESATFCGSVSSGGDLGPGSVSPPLSPHLSALGPKFNLLAHTTLTLEHIQEGFKTHDLSLAAREDSPFWLPLFGNMCSRLAAQPLCMIQPVMSGQLKLREDLNCWKNVYGILRGPSLCCYQSPEDLESEDEPLLVIPIKKDTLVCASERGPVHCKSVYVSTQHQGEDVTYVLTTSAPGDTQRWTEALWQHVYNMSQWKQCCNHLMKIEMLNSRKPPTVKQGSLYHEIVTPSSPREGLVAPDLSVEMRTLLSSYYKERWAFCSSRHSPGCSHSYPPCMN